From Deinococcus betulae, one genomic window encodes:
- a CDS encoding ABC transporter permease: MDGLFAQLLTTAFLATFIRSVVPLLLTALGGLFSERAGVVNIALEGLIIFGALAAAVTTQLLEGSVGAAAPWLGWVAGLLTGGLIAWIHAVLSIRYRADQVISGTAINLLATGVPAVLLTALYGVSNESPKVASALPLWGFGELRFSPPVYFAFLAVALTWYVVYRTPYGLRLRATGEQPGAAASMGVNVARMRYSAVILSGMLAGTAGAFLSIGNLDSYVRNISAGAGFIALAALIFGQWKPLGVLAATLLFGFLQALSIALGGTDLLPPTLVSALPYLITILALIFTGRSRAPKALGRPYDG; the protein is encoded by the coding sequence ATGGACGGCCTGTTCGCACAGCTTCTGACGACGGCCTTTCTGGCCACTTTTATCCGCAGCGTGGTCCCGCTGCTGCTGACGGCCCTGGGCGGCCTGTTCAGCGAGCGCGCCGGCGTGGTCAACATCGCTCTGGAAGGTCTGATTATCTTCGGCGCCCTGGCGGCGGCCGTCACCACGCAGTTGTTAGAAGGCAGTGTGGGCGCCGCCGCGCCGTGGCTGGGCTGGGTGGCTGGCCTCCTGACCGGCGGCCTGATTGCCTGGATTCACGCCGTCCTGAGCATCCGCTACCGCGCCGACCAGGTCATCAGCGGCACGGCCATTAACCTGCTGGCGACGGGCGTGCCCGCCGTGCTGCTCACCGCGCTGTACGGCGTGTCCAACGAGAGTCCCAAAGTTGCCAGCGCCCTGCCGCTCTGGGGCTTTGGCGAGCTGCGTTTCTCGCCCCCTGTGTACTTCGCCTTCCTGGCAGTCGCGCTGACATGGTACGTCGTCTACCGCACGCCTTACGGCCTGCGCCTGCGCGCCACGGGTGAGCAGCCAGGCGCCGCCGCCAGCATGGGCGTCAACGTGGCCCGCATGCGCTACAGCGCCGTCATTCTTTCGGGGATGCTGGCAGGCACGGCCGGCGCCTTCCTTAGCATCGGCAACCTAGATTCGTATGTGCGCAACATCAGCGCGGGGGCGGGCTTCATCGCCCTGGCCGCCCTGATTTTCGGGCAGTGGAAACCGCTTGGCGTGTTGGCCGCCACCCTCCTGTTCGGCTTCTTGCAGGCGCTGTCTATCGCGCTGGGCGGCACCGACCTGCTCCCCCCTACGCTGGTCAGCGCCCTGCCCTACCTGATTACGATTCTGGCCCTCATCTTTACAGGCCGCAGCCGCGCGCCCAAGGCGCTGGGCCGCCCCTACGACGGCTAA
- a CDS encoding GrpB family protein has translation MTLGLRRGLVQLRPSSPAYPTLFAAERERVAQALGPLALETKYVGRTSVPGMVAKPVLDLAVAVARAGQMPQCRGSLTRLGSTFRGDPAGQGEAFYALGPDDARTHYLHLLPITHLHWRAYLVFRSALRADPELRGAYADLKQALARAHPEARTEYTARKGEFIEGVLRQAETTAAP, from the coding sequence ATGACCCTGGGGCTTAGGCGCGGCTTGGTGCAATTACGGCCCTCCTCACCGGCATACCCAACACTGTTTGCGGCCGAGCGGGAGCGGGTGGCGCAGGCCCTGGGCCCTCTGGCGCTGGAGACTAAGTATGTGGGCAGAACCAGTGTGCCGGGTATGGTCGCCAAGCCGGTGCTGGACCTCGCGGTGGCCGTTGCTAGGGCAGGCCAGATGCCGCAGTGCCGAGGCTCTCTGACCCGGTTGGGCTCCACCTTCCGGGGCGACCCAGCCGGCCAGGGGGAAGCCTTCTACGCCCTGGGGCCAGACGACGCGCGCACCCACTATCTGCACCTTCTGCCCATCACGCACCTGCACTGGCGGGCGTATCTGGTCTTCCGGAGCGCCCTGCGGGCCGATCCGGAGCTGCGGGGCGCCTACGCCGACCTCAAGCAGGCGCTGGCCAGGGCGCACCCAGAGGCGCGCACCGAGTACACCGCGCGCAAAGGGGAATTCATTGAAGGGGTGTTGCGGCAGGCGGAGACAACTGCGGCCCCCTGA
- a CDS encoding type II toxin-antitoxin system CcdA family antitoxin, which yields MGKTTKARLNLTIDPDLYREARRVFTAMEMNMSAFVEIQLARFLQTTQPLMPLLDQAERGERDLAEAKAAMRIWFAHSIGQPLTEAYGVAGEEVLSPVRPLKTKAALQDEAANDG from the coding sequence ATGGGAAAGACCACCAAGGCCCGCCTGAACCTGACGATTGACCCCGACCTGTACCGGGAAGCCCGGCGTGTGTTCACCGCGATGGAAATGAATATGAGCGCCTTCGTGGAAATCCAGCTGGCCCGCTTTTTGCAGACCACCCAGCCGCTGATGCCGCTGCTCGATCAGGCAGAGAGAGGCGAGCGGGACCTGGCCGAAGCCAAGGCGGCCATGCGCATCTGGTTTGCCCACAGCATCGGTCAGCCGCTGACAGAGGCCTACGGGGTGGCCGGTGAGGAGGTCCTGAGTCCAGTGCGGCCACTAAAGACCAAGGCAGCCCTTCAGGATGAGGCCGCAAACGATGGCTGA
- a CDS encoding GGDEF domain-containing protein, whose protein sequence is MTADSLPRRLHRSRLFAVTTVSLAYMAYALLTAVIDPPGAFPAAFDVPKYWAALLALATLVGVLLFTAYLRRIYMVTSLGYLLVALVEIPRAVAWGEMPMHLTLWLMMNVLVSYVVFGSRYGTWLNGMAITVMLVSVVVNGPIAAPNLVDWVTASIVMASTGLIGFVLVSFIENNLVRHREDNERLRAARMDAVTEVLGRGAIEEELERAAQHAAQARTPLSIIMTDIDHFKRVNDDHGHATGDDVLRATAKRLRRSVSGSGGLVGRWGGEEFIVLLPGVARTDAMKVAERLRSEVSAEAVAGLHITASFGVAAMRGAHDSIDELFSRADSALYHAKRAGRNVVR, encoded by the coding sequence GTGACGGCGGATTCACTGCCCCGGCGCCTGCACCGCAGCCGGCTTTTTGCCGTCACGACCGTCAGCCTGGCGTACATGGCCTACGCGCTGCTGACGGCGGTCATTGACCCGCCCGGCGCCTTTCCAGCGGCGTTCGACGTGCCCAAATACTGGGCGGCGCTGCTGGCGCTGGCCACCCTGGTGGGCGTGCTGCTGTTCACGGCTTACCTGCGGCGCATCTACATGGTGACTTCACTGGGTTACCTGCTGGTGGCGCTGGTCGAGATTCCGCGCGCCGTGGCCTGGGGCGAGATGCCCATGCACCTGACCCTGTGGCTGATGATGAACGTGCTGGTGTCGTACGTGGTGTTCGGCTCTCGCTACGGCACCTGGCTCAACGGCATGGCCATTACGGTCATGCTGGTCAGTGTGGTGGTCAACGGCCCGATTGCGGCGCCCAATCTGGTGGACTGGGTGACCGCCAGTATCGTCATGGCCTCCACGGGACTGATCGGCTTTGTGCTGGTTTCGTTTATCGAGAACAACCTGGTGCGTCACCGGGAAGACAACGAGCGGCTGCGCGCCGCGCGGATGGACGCCGTCACTGAGGTCCTGGGCCGGGGCGCCATCGAGGAAGAACTGGAGCGCGCCGCCCAGCACGCCGCGCAGGCCCGCACGCCCCTGAGTATCATCATGACCGATATAGACCACTTCAAGCGGGTCAATGACGATCATGGCCACGCCACAGGCGACGATGTGCTGCGCGCCACGGCCAAACGCCTGCGCCGCAGCGTCAGCGGGTCAGGCGGCTTGGTGGGCCGCTGGGGCGGCGAGGAATTTATTGTCCTGCTGCCGGGCGTGGCCAGAACCGACGCCATGAAGGTCGCCGAGCGGCTGCGCAGTGAGGTCAGCGCCGAGGCAGTGGCTGGGCTGCATATCACCGCCAGCTTTGGCGTGGCGGCCATGCGCGGAGCGCACGACTCGATAGACGAGCTGTTCAGCCGCGCCGACAGCGCCCTGTATCACGCCAAACGCGCGGGCCGGAACGTGGTGCGCTGA
- a CDS encoding AI-2E family transporter, which yields MTRRPPPLTSSPPLNAFQYAWRNPWVRLVVFGMALYLLYRFAGQVRSILVDFAVAFLIAYLANPLLNWLERGRVKRGLGVFFVILIFVALLSLAGVLLATISAQLITLIQRLPEQIGTLGDSLDRLTSWLTDRGVPGLDDARERLITASQAYVQNIGQNIVPILQRALNSTGTVLNSLLSIGGVVGQLLLILLMSIYLMLDYSRVNAALLGIFPRPWQPRVLEFSELTGTAVGGYVRGQLLIALFIGVFVWLGLTLVGIPSAAAIGFLAGVFNIVPYLGPVIGATPAILLALTMPGALLKIVFVIVVFVAANQIEGNFLSPYILSKTTDLHPITVLVAILIGASLLGFAGALLAVPTVALGKLALHRYYFPSRIYTEGP from the coding sequence GTGACCCGGCGCCCCCCTCCCCTGACCTCCTCGCCGCCTCTCAACGCCTTTCAGTACGCCTGGCGCAACCCCTGGGTCCGGCTGGTGGTGTTTGGGATGGCCCTCTACCTGCTCTACCGATTTGCAGGTCAGGTCCGCAGCATCCTGGTGGACTTCGCAGTGGCCTTTTTAATCGCCTACCTGGCCAATCCGCTGCTCAACTGGCTGGAAAGAGGCCGGGTCAAGCGGGGCCTGGGCGTCTTTTTTGTGATTCTTATCTTTGTGGCTCTGCTCAGTCTGGCCGGGGTGCTGCTGGCGACCATTTCGGCCCAGCTGATTACGCTGATTCAGCGCCTGCCCGAACAGATCGGGACGCTGGGCGACTCGCTGGACCGCCTGACCTCTTGGCTGACCGACCGGGGCGTACCGGGCCTGGACGATGCCCGTGAGCGGCTGATTACCGCTTCCCAAGCCTACGTGCAGAATATCGGCCAGAACATCGTGCCTATCTTGCAGCGGGCGCTGAACTCGACAGGCACGGTCCTGAACAGCCTGCTGTCCATCGGCGGCGTGGTGGGCCAGCTGCTCCTGATTCTGCTGATGAGCATCTACCTGATGCTGGACTACAGCCGCGTTAACGCCGCGCTGCTGGGCATCTTCCCGCGCCCCTGGCAGCCGCGCGTCCTGGAATTCAGTGAACTGACCGGCACGGCAGTGGGCGGCTACGTGCGCGGGCAGCTGCTGATTGCCCTGTTTATCGGCGTGTTCGTGTGGCTGGGTCTGACGCTGGTGGGCATTCCCAGCGCAGCGGCCATTGGCTTTCTGGCGGGCGTGTTTAACATCGTGCCGTACCTGGGGCCGGTCATTGGGGCCACACCAGCCATCTTGCTGGCCCTGACCATGCCCGGCGCCCTACTCAAAATTGTCTTTGTGATTGTGGTCTTCGTGGCCGCCAACCAGATTGAGGGCAATTTCCTGAGCCCATACATCCTTAGCAAGACCACCGACCTACACCCCATCACCGTCCTGGTGGCCATTCTGATCGGCGCCTCTCTGCTGGGCTTTGCCGGGGCGCTGCTGGCAGTCCCCACAGTGGCCCTGGGCAAACTGGCCCTGCACCGCTACTACTTTCCCAGCCGCATCTATACCGAAGGGCCATAG
- the ndk gene encoding nucleoside-diphosphate kinase translates to MERTFAMIKPDGVRRGLTPEILKRLQHKGYRIVGLKQMTIARETAEAHYGEHKERPFFGELVDFITGGPVVAIALEGENAIAGWRAMMGATNPANAAPGTIRADFATTTGENVTHGSDSSDSAARELALFFKDGELLA, encoded by the coding sequence ATGGAACGAACTTTTGCCATGATTAAGCCCGACGGCGTGCGCCGTGGCCTGACCCCCGAGATCCTGAAGCGCCTTCAGCACAAGGGCTACCGCATCGTGGGCCTCAAGCAGATGACCATCGCCCGCGAAACCGCCGAGGCCCACTACGGCGAACACAAGGAGCGCCCCTTCTTCGGGGAACTGGTGGATTTCATCACGGGTGGCCCCGTGGTCGCCATCGCCCTGGAAGGCGAGAATGCCATCGCCGGCTGGCGCGCCATGATGGGTGCCACCAACCCCGCCAACGCCGCGCCCGGCACCATTCGCGCCGACTTTGCCACCACCACCGGCGAGAACGTGACCCACGGCAGCGACAGCAGTGACAGCGCCGCGCGCGAACTGGCCCTGTTCTTCAAAGACGGCGAACTGCTCGCCTAA
- a CDS encoding RodZ domain-containing protein: protein MGFGSALKQAREAQGRTVQELALATKIRGDYLRALEDGQFHLLPERPFVRSYLQRYARELVLDAAPLLADFDRQAPAINRPERPPVLAQRRPSPVRRWALIGLAGAALLAGGVTAYLALRPAPTVTVTAPPQPAVQTSVLVRLTVSSVPSGARVYLDNRDLGPTPVRSFPVQARERAQLRVEYTGRAPLKEAVTLTRSRNLRATLAPGNAGRSTLTDLSVPKPQATAQAAPPAAEAGASSKPAPTAAVTVTFSGASWTRVTDAQGRVVFEGIPAAGTVKGFASGVTIRTGNAAAVQVSVAGAKAAPMGQTGQVVTRRF from the coding sequence ATGGGGTTTGGCAGCGCACTGAAACAGGCCAGAGAGGCCCAGGGCCGCACCGTGCAGGAGCTGGCGCTGGCCACCAAGATTCGCGGCGATTACCTGCGCGCTCTGGAAGACGGCCAGTTTCACCTGCTGCCCGAGCGGCCCTTCGTGCGCTCCTACCTGCAACGCTACGCCCGCGAGCTGGTTCTGGATGCTGCCCCACTGCTGGCCGACTTTGACCGGCAGGCCCCGGCCATCAACCGGCCGGAGCGGCCCCCCGTGCTGGCCCAGCGCCGCCCGTCCCCCGTGAGGCGCTGGGCGCTGATCGGGCTGGCCGGGGCGGCGCTGCTGGCCGGCGGGGTGACCGCCTATCTGGCCTTGCGGCCGGCCCCCACGGTGACCGTCACGGCGCCCCCTCAACCCGCCGTTCAAACCTCCGTTCTGGTGCGCCTCACGGTCAGCAGTGTGCCCAGCGGAGCGCGTGTCTACCTGGACAACCGCGACCTGGGACCCACCCCTGTGCGCTCCTTCCCGGTGCAGGCGCGCGAGCGGGCGCAGCTCCGGGTCGAGTACACCGGCCGCGCCCCCCTCAAAGAGGCGGTGACGCTCACCCGCAGCCGCAACCTGCGGGCCACCCTGGCCCCAGGCAACGCCGGCCGCAGCACGCTGACTGATCTGAGCGTCCCGAAACCTCAGGCCACCGCTCAGGCGGCTCCCCCTGCTGCAGAGGCTGGCGCGTCGTCCAAGCCGGCCCCCACCGCCGCCGTGACCGTGACCTTTTCCGGCGCGTCATGGACCCGCGTGACCGACGCGCAGGGGCGCGTAGTGTTTGAGGGCATTCCGGCGGCCGGCACGGTCAAGGGCTTTGCCTCTGGCGTGACCATTCGCACCGGAAATGCGGCGGCGGTGCAGGTAAGTGTGGCAGGCGCCAAAGCAGCCCCGATGGGACAGACCGGACAGGTCGTGACCCGCAGGTTCTGA
- a CDS encoding BON domain-containing protein produces the protein MTRFRDDRFDDRRDDRQPMYRADGGRDQQDSGDNFRSERSRQDTYADQSGRAYEGRLSSGAQGYRDQGTQGYMDRGQDDRFGSGHDRYGSQGEYGAQSGYGGQGQGAQGYGQQGQYGMARSGDLYGQQSGGQFGQYGSQGNWRGASDMGQTSGGYLQYGRDPSRQDLYRQDQGFMGGRDSYQSGMAYSGRDGGLGQQGRGGWSNDQGQMGSDRLGNDRSSGQLWGQGADYGGAGMSGGSGGQQSYRGRGPKGYTRSDDRIREAVNDALEDHHGLDASEIEVQVKDGEVTLTGTVSDRMQKRIAEDCLDGLRGVKDIHNQLRVQAPTGQGHQRDQPQGNQTQSAQTQGTNATSGTTAISAQTKPGTDTTSGTHRS, from the coding sequence ATGACCCGTTTCCGTGATGACCGTTTTGATGACCGCCGTGACGACCGTCAGCCGATGTACCGGGCAGATGGAGGCCGGGACCAACAAGACTCTGGCGACAACTTCCGCTCGGAGCGTTCCCGCCAGGACACCTACGCCGACCAGTCGGGGCGCGCCTACGAGGGCCGCCTGAGCAGCGGGGCGCAGGGTTACCGCGACCAGGGCACACAGGGGTACATGGACCGTGGTCAGGATGACCGCTTTGGCTCCGGCCATGACCGCTACGGCAGCCAGGGCGAGTACGGCGCGCAGAGCGGTTACGGCGGCCAGGGCCAAGGCGCACAGGGCTACGGCCAGCAGGGGCAGTACGGTATGGCCCGCTCGGGCGACCTGTACGGCCAGCAGAGTGGCGGCCAGTTTGGGCAGTACGGTTCTCAGGGCAACTGGCGCGGCGCCAGCGACATGGGGCAGACCAGCGGCGGCTACCTCCAGTACGGGCGTGACCCGTCTCGCCAGGACCTCTACCGTCAGGATCAGGGCTTCATGGGTGGCCGTGACAGTTATCAGTCCGGCATGGCCTACAGCGGCCGTGACGGAGGCTTAGGTCAGCAGGGCCGGGGCGGCTGGAGTAACGATCAGGGCCAGATGGGCAGCGACCGCCTGGGCAATGACCGCAGCAGTGGTCAGCTGTGGGGGCAGGGCGCCGATTATGGCGGCGCAGGCATGAGTGGTGGGTCTGGAGGCCAGCAGAGCTACCGTGGCCGTGGCCCCAAAGGCTACACCCGCAGCGACGACCGCATCAGGGAAGCCGTGAATGACGCTCTTGAAGACCATCACGGACTGGACGCCAGTGAGATTGAGGTGCAGGTCAAAGACGGTGAGGTGACCCTCACGGGCACGGTGTCTGACCGCATGCAAAAGCGGATTGCCGAGGACTGTCTGGACGGCCTGCGCGGCGTGAAGGATATTCACAACCAGCTGCGCGTGCAGGCGCCAACGGGTCAGGGCCACCAGCGTGATCAGCCCCAGGGCAATCAGACCCAGAGTGCTCAGACGCAAGGCACGAATGCGACTTCGGGCACCACCGCCATCAGCGCCCAGACCAAGCCGGGCACCGACACCACGTCTGGAACGCACCGCAGCTGA
- a CDS encoding ABC transporter permease: MTHDSPSHPSGVAARIALVACTAAILGLLLTPLATLGRGFNADAILLHLSGSVLNLTGNQQAPLPPTGTVLPLAWATLILLAATLFGAWRRARWFWITALLSVVTVVAAVVTLGGALDNETARVLNDTALRAGAKRQLRNFYASGGMNLGLFLPALAGLIAAGAGLSAQRWWWEAFNRLRSLLVPLTAIGLAIVVGALVVLGVQPAVNISGAPLSLWGGWLAKSDLIYFVYSSLFAPVTSLNPLLDSLKLATPLIFTGLSVAFAFRTGLFNIGAPGQLTMGAIAAMLVGVYGPAELGFFLLALSVLAAAAGGALWGAIPGLLKARFGSSEVINTIMLNYIASAIFIFMIGNDSFPFLGKTYSLPFKAEGSNPESELIQSQAQLRPLLEVLNVGQNGTVALSIGLLVALAAFVGARLALRRNKNRSLIAAGAALLLGAVTWRIGIPVNIVGSQLNGAFLIALVCVALFGTLMWRTSAGYALRAVGLSPKAAEYGGISVARNTILAMTIAGMFAGLAGTHYVNGGALDQYRLRGNMPVNVGFDGIAVALMGQSTPAGVVAASVLFGTIDTGGVNVTTKLEKVNSDIVTVLKALIVLFIAAGGFLSRRVTDPPPPALVAAAETGTAPAAAALSPSAAHLERGTPLPNVGQASEDNTREGGK, translated from the coding sequence GTGACGCACGATTCTCCTTCTCACCCGTCCGGCGTGGCGGCCCGCATTGCCCTGGTCGCCTGCACGGCCGCCATTCTGGGGCTGCTGCTGACCCCACTGGCCACGCTGGGCCGGGGCTTTAACGCCGACGCCATCCTGCTTCATCTGAGCGGCTCGGTCCTGAACCTGACGGGAAACCAGCAGGCCCCTTTGCCCCCCACCGGCACCGTCCTTCCCCTGGCCTGGGCCACACTGATCCTGCTGGCCGCCACCCTGTTCGGCGCGTGGCGCCGCGCCCGCTGGTTCTGGATCACCGCGCTGCTCAGCGTGGTGACTGTCGTGGCGGCGGTGGTCACGCTGGGCGGCGCCCTGGACAACGAAACCGCGCGCGTCCTGAACGACACCGCCCTGCGCGCCGGGGCCAAGCGGCAGCTGCGCAACTTCTACGCCAGCGGCGGCATGAACCTGGGGCTGTTTCTGCCGGCCCTGGCCGGCCTGATTGCGGCGGGCGCCGGCCTGAGCGCCCAGCGCTGGTGGTGGGAAGCCTTTAACCGCCTGCGCAGCCTGCTGGTGCCCCTGACCGCCATTGGCCTGGCCATCGTGGTGGGCGCCCTGGTGGTGCTGGGGGTGCAGCCGGCGGTCAACATCAGCGGCGCGCCCCTGAGCCTGTGGGGCGGCTGGCTGGCCAAGAGCGACCTGATCTACTTCGTGTACTCCTCGCTGTTTGCACCCGTGACCTCCCTCAATCCCCTGCTGGACAGCTTGAAGCTGGCCACCCCGCTCATCTTCACGGGCCTCTCGGTGGCCTTTGCCTTCCGCACTGGCCTCTTTAACATCGGCGCGCCGGGGCAGCTGACGATGGGCGCCATCGCCGCCATGCTGGTGGGCGTCTACGGTCCGGCCGAGCTGGGCTTTTTCCTGCTGGCCCTGAGCGTGCTGGCCGCCGCCGCCGGCGGGGCGCTGTGGGGGGCCATTCCAGGCCTGCTCAAGGCGCGCTTCGGCTCCAGCGAAGTCATCAACACCATCATGCTGAATTACATCGCCTCAGCGATTTTCATCTTCATGATCGGCAACGATTCCTTTCCGTTCCTGGGCAAGACCTACTCGCTGCCCTTCAAGGCCGAGGGCTCCAATCCCGAAAGCGAACTAATTCAGTCGCAGGCCCAGCTGCGCCCTCTGCTGGAGGTGCTGAATGTGGGCCAGAACGGCACGGTGGCCCTAAGCATTGGGCTGCTGGTCGCGCTGGCCGCCTTTGTGGGCGCGCGCCTGGCCTTGCGGCGCAACAAGAACCGCAGCCTGATTGCGGCCGGCGCCGCGCTGCTGCTGGGAGCCGTGACCTGGCGCATCGGCATTCCGGTGAACATCGTGGGCAGTCAGCTCAACGGCGCCTTCCTGATCGCACTGGTGTGTGTGGCCCTGTTCGGCACCCTGATGTGGCGCACCTCGGCGGGCTACGCCCTGCGCGCGGTGGGCCTGTCGCCCAAAGCGGCCGAATACGGCGGCATCAGCGTGGCCCGCAACACCATCCTGGCCATGACGATTGCCGGCATGTTTGCCGGTCTGGCGGGCACCCACTACGTCAACGGTGGGGCGCTGGACCAGTACCGTCTGCGCGGCAACATGCCCGTCAACGTGGGCTTTGACGGCATTGCCGTGGCGCTGATGGGCCAGAGCACCCCGGCCGGCGTGGTCGCGGCCAGCGTGCTGTTCGGCACCATCGACACCGGCGGCGTGAATGTCACCACCAAGCTGGAAAAGGTCAACAGCGACATCGTGACTGTCCTCAAGGCCCTGATCGTGCTGTTTATTGCGGCGGGCGGCTTCCTGAGTCGCCGGGTGACCGACCCACCCCCGCCGGCCCTGGTGGCCGCCGCCGAGACGGGCACGGCACCCGCTGCCGCCGCCCTTTCTCCCTCGGCCGCTCACTTAGAGCGCGGCACCCCGCTGCCCAACGTAGGGCAGGCCAGCGAAGACAACACGCGTGAAGGGGGCAAGTAA
- a CDS encoding nitroreductase family protein: MNLIDGMLARRTTNGPFRPDPVSHDHQHLLMRVAQAAPSHFNSQPWRFVLIEDPQTIAQVAALAGQSMTELIEAGVFFERYRRYFRFSEVEMQTRRDGIHIDHLPGPLRPFTRQVFSDAGLKLMRQLGVPKKLGEDNRKLVAGSPLLLAALLDRGEYRPGELSGFYSVFGLGAAVENVWNAVGELGMGIQFVSTPMEIPRHWQALGELLRVPDDLELMAVYRLGYLPQEQARPSIDWSSRHRKRLDQFVYRDTCAQPEQETAAP; this comes from the coding sequence ATGAACCTGATAGACGGCATGCTGGCCCGGCGCACCACCAACGGCCCCTTTCGGCCGGACCCGGTGAGCCACGACCACCAGCACCTGCTGATGCGCGTGGCGCAGGCTGCACCCAGCCACTTCAACAGTCAGCCCTGGCGCTTTGTGCTGATTGAGGACCCCCAAACCATCGCCCAGGTAGCGGCGCTGGCGGGCCAGAGCATGACCGAACTGATCGAGGCCGGGGTGTTCTTCGAGCGCTACCGCCGCTACTTCCGCTTTTCCGAGGTCGAGATGCAGACGCGGCGCGACGGCATTCATATTGACCACCTGCCCGGGCCTCTGCGGCCCTTTACCCGTCAGGTTTTCAGCGACGCGGGTCTGAAGCTGATGCGGCAGCTGGGCGTGCCCAAAAAGCTGGGCGAGGACAACCGCAAACTGGTGGCCGGAAGTCCGCTGCTGCTGGCCGCCCTGCTGGACCGCGGCGAGTACCGCCCCGGCGAACTGAGTGGGTTTTACTCGGTGTTTGGCCTGGGGGCCGCGGTGGAAAATGTCTGGAATGCGGTGGGCGAACTGGGCATGGGGATTCAGTTTGTCAGCACCCCTATGGAGATCCCGCGCCACTGGCAGGCGCTAGGCGAGCTGCTGCGCGTGCCGGACGACCTGGAGCTGATGGCAGTCTACCGCCTGGGCTACCTGCCCCAGGAGCAAGCGCGCCCCAGCATTGACTGGAGCAGCCGTCACCGCAAGCGCCTGGACCAGTTCGTGTACCGGGACACCTGTGCCCAACCAGAGCAGGAGACTGCGGCTCCTTAA